One genomic region from Mauremys reevesii isolate NIE-2019 linkage group 7, ASM1616193v1, whole genome shotgun sequence encodes:
- the MKRN2OS gene encoding MKRN2 opposite strand protein, producing the protein MQSLDSEKGLIKFSHCKKDIFCSYVPKLCPVCGQSLNYRRLEDAPVSIPSPFVNGHRQKCSFLLKPTTGTFLREYDGSSDLHVGISNTNELVYSYNETGIHRVELGWEQCISIPLVQPDMYGLLQQWDKYLEEFSTGEAWFFHRYDEHYHNCYTYALAFINCVLTAQGKQPMSKSKFTERFVIPQTRKASKYITVYREIAENHFYIGDSPDQEQNNSEEDKLLH; encoded by the exons ATGCAGTCCTTGGACTCAGAGAAAGGCTTAATCAAATTCAGCCATTGTAAGAAGGACATATTTTGTTCCTACGTGCCCAAGCTGTGCCCTGTTTGTGGGCAGAGTCTAAACTACAGGAGACTGGAAGATGCACCTGTCAGCATTCCTAGCCCATTTGTCAACGGGCATAGGCAGAAATGTTCATTTTTACTTAAACCTACTACAGGAACATTTCTTAG AGAGTATGATGGAAGCTCTGATCTCCATGTCGGAATATCCAACACTAATG AGTTGGTGTATAGTTACAATGAAACAGGCATTCATAGAGTTGAACTTGGGTGGGAGCAATGCATTAGTATCCCACTAGTGCAGCCAGACATGTACGGACTGCTTCAACAATGGGATAAATACCTAGAAGAATTCTCTACTGGAGAGGCCTGGTTTTTTCACAG GTATGATGAACACTACCACAATTGTTATACTTATGCACTGGCATTTATTAACTGTGTTTTGACTGCACAAGGTAAGCAGCCAATGAGTAAAAGTAAATTCACAGAAAGATTTGTGATACCACAGACAAGGAAAGCTTCCAAGTATATCACTGTCTACCGGGAGATAGCCGAAAATCACTTCTACATTGGTGACAGCCCTGATCAAGAACAGAACAATTCCGAAGAGGACAAATTGTTACATTAA